In a genomic window of Pangasianodon hypophthalmus isolate fPanHyp1 chromosome 1, fPanHyp1.pri, whole genome shotgun sequence:
- the irgq1 gene encoding interferon-inducible GTPase 1, producing MENIGFSVPHKIPEEYINKMTEAVQSTSPEKIPQQFMTFLKVYDRFKLDVAVTGDSGSGKSTLINALLGLDHDAKGAAPTGVVETTMEPAAYQYPNCPQVRLWDLPGMGTPSFTSKSYVETINFNLYDMFFVVISERFRENNMLLIDEIHKQKKPFYVIRTKVDNDLRAQGRKYNFTETGALTVMRDECLKYIEEKNLHPPIFLVSAYDTQNYDMQKLKDTFEKEAPELKREVFPLFLASLFSGHRRKRRTFMRHGLQSGKIIEEEVLDLRTFCECLDIANGIETLTTTLEALDHFQLDVAILGETGSGVTTLLNGLMRQQNGVFCSVLSEMPATSPQYPNVRFWAVSGIENIMVNSLEGMKDILDNFDFYVLIVMDWEKAHHVDLARDVQRLRKHYHFVQTKIDCHLQAQEDLCCSETEILDGLRAQCAEELQMAQVDNSQLFLINSLDRNAFDFVSLESVLSSDLDTIRTSAFAYYIDKIVRNKKQAQSTCQIL from the exons ACAAAATGACAGAGGCAGTCCAGTCTACAAGCCCAGAGAAAATCCCTCAACAGTTTATGACTTTTCTGAAAGTGTATGATCGATTCAAGTTGGATGTTGCTGTGACAGGCGATTCTGGCTCAGGAAAATCTACACTCATTAATGCTCTCCTTGGACTGGATCATGATGCTAAAGGAGCTGCACCAACAGGAGTTGTGGAGACCACAATGGAACCTGCAGCGTATCAATATCCAAACTGTCCCCAAGTGAGACTGTGGGACCTTCCAGGGATGGGCACACCCTCTTTTACATCAAAGAGTTATGTAGAGACAATAAACTTTAATTTGTATGACATGTTTTTTGTAGTGATATCTGAACGATTTAGAGAAAACAACATGCTTCTGATTGatgaaatacataaacaaaagaAGCCTTTTTATGTTATTAGAACAAAAGTAGACAACGACTTGCGTGCACAGGGTAGGAAATATAACTTCACTGAAACTGGTGCTTTAACTGTCATGAGAGatgaatgtttaaaatacatagAGGAGAAGAACCTGCATCCCCCTATCTTCTTAGTGTCAGCCTATGATACACAGAACTATGACATGCAGAAACTTAAGGACACCTTTGAGAAAGAAGCTCCAGAACTCAAAAGAGAagtttttccccttttcctgGCGAGTTTGTTCAGTGGACATAGGAGGAAACGAAG GACTTTCATGCGGCATGGTTTGCAGAGTGGGAAAATCATTGAAGAAGAAGTACTGGACCTAAGAACTTTCTGCGAATGCCTTGACATTGCAAATGGAATTGAAACACTTACGACTACATTGGAGGCTCTAGACCACTTTCAGCTTGACGTGGCTATTTTAGGGGAGACAGGATCTGGGGTAACTACTCTTCTGAATGGCCTAATGAGACAGCAGAATGGTGTCTTTTGCTCAGTGCTTTCCGAAATGCCAGCAACAAGTCCTCAGTACCCAAATGTCAGATTTTGGGCTGTGTCAGGAATAGAGAACATTATGGTAAACTCCTTGGAGGGGATGAAAGATATTTTGGATAATTTTGATTTCTATGTGCTTATTGTGATGGATTGGGAGAAGGCTCACCACGTAGACCTCGCAAGAGATGTTCAAAGGTTACGGAAGCATTACCATTTTGTCCAGACAAAGATTGACTGCCATTTGCAAGCCCAAGAAGATTTGTGTTGTTCTGAGACTGAGATTCTGGATGGGCTTCGAGCCCAGTGTGCTGAGGAGCTTCAGATGGCACAAGTTGACAATTCACAACTGTTTCTCATAAACAGCTTAGATAGAAATGCCTTTGACTTTGTCAGTCTGGAGAGTGTATTGAGCAGTGACTTGGACACTATACGGACAAGTGCTTTTGCATATTATATTGATAAAATTGTGAGAAACAAAAAGCAAGCACAGAGCACTTGTCAGATACTATAG